AGAGATGATATATTAAGAATTAGGAACGAACACATTTCATTTGTTGCGGTGTTTTTGTTAGGGTTATCTTTTTGTAATTCTTCCATAGCTTTTAATCCGGAAGGAGTTGCAGCCCAACCAAGACCTAATATATTTGCGACAATATTTGTACTGATATATTCTTTCGCTTTTTGATTCTTCAGATTTGGAAATAAAAAAGTCAGAAAAGGGGTTAACAGCTTTTGAAGTTGTGTAGTAATTCCAAGAGACAGTGCAATGTTCATGAGTCCAGACCATAACCCAACAATTCCAAACATTAGAATACAGAGTTCCACAGCCTCTTTGGAAGAAGAAAGAATGGTATCAGAAAGTGTTGTGATCTTTCCATTAAAACTGCTGACAATGAGTCCTGCAAGGATCATAAAACACCAGATCTTATTCATCATAAAATATACCCCAAAACCCCTTTATCATAAGATATTCAAAAAAATGAAAAAAATTCAAAAAAACACTTGCAATTTATAAAAAGTGGTGGTATAGTATTACTTGTCGCTGAGGAAAACACAACACAGCGAACAAGATATGCGGGTGTAGTTCAATGGTAGAACTCCAGCCTTCCAAGCTGATCACGTGGGTTCGATTCCCATCACCCGCTTGGTATTTATTTAAGGATATATTCGAGAGGATATATCCTTTTTTTCATTTTACAGGAAAGAACTATAAACAATAGCTAGATATGAGGGAAAATATGATAGAAGAAGAAAAGAATCAGTTTGCAGTTCTGATCGATGCAGATAATATCAGTCCTAAATACGCACCGATCATTTTTCAGGAGCTGGAAGCCTACGGATTTCCGTCTTGTCGAAGAATTTATGGGAACTGGTCCAAAGCAAATGGATGGAATGAAGAGTTGTTATTAGAATATTCTATTATTCCTGTGCAACAATTTTCTTATACTTCAGGTAAAAATGCAACAGACATGGCAATGGTCATTGATGCAATGGATCTGTTATATGGAAAGAAAGTAGACGGATTCTGCATTGTTACGAGTGACAGTGATTTTACAAGACTTGCAATGAGACTTCGAGAAGAACATATGTATGTGATCGGAATGGGAGAATCAAAGACACCTGTGGCACTGACAAGAGCATGTAATAAATTTATCCATCTAAATCTGATTTATGAAGCGGACAGAGGTAAAGAAGAGGATATGGAAAGTGATGAAATAGAGAATGTTACATCACTGGATGAGATTTCATATACGATTGCAGATATTATCAGTGAAAATGGGAATGCACCAGTAGATTTAGGGAAGATTGGAAATCGATTAAATGCAAAATATTCAGATTTTGATGTGCGAAATTATGGATATACAAAGTTGAGTGTTTTAATTGATGAAGAGATGGATAATTTTATGCTTGTGCAGGAAGATACAAACTGTTATGTTGAATTTAAAGAACTGACAAGCAGAGAAACGATTGAAGAAGAAGTAATTCATTTTGTAAAGAAAAATGGTGGATCTTTAGATAATCTTTCTGCGGTAACGTTAGAATTAAAAGATAAACACAGCGGATTTAATATCAAAGACTATGGTTACAGCCGTATGTCAAGTTTCTTACGAAGCATCCGTTGTCTTACGGTCAACGGAAATACAGTCAGATTAAAGAAACGAAGAGAAAAGGGAGAGAGACGATGATATTTGATACACATGCACATTATGATGACAAACAGTTTGATCAAGACAGAGAAGAATTGTTAGCATCTATGAAGGACAATGGAATCGGAACGATCGTTGATGTAGGATCAAATATGGAAACGTCTACATGGATCGTAGAAGCAGTGACACGATATCCGATGATGTATGGAGCAGTCGGCGTTCATCCAAGTGATACGGCAGAGTTGAAAGAGTCAGATATCGATACACTAAAGAAATATGCAGCAATGGATCGAATTCTTGCGATCGGAGAGATCGGGCTTGATTATTACTGGGATGAACCAGAACGCAGCATTCAGAAGAAATGGTTTGAAGCACAGATCGAACTTGCAAGAGATGTAAAATTACCGATCATTATTCATAGCAGGGACGCAGCAAAGGATACTTATGATATAATGAAAGCGTTACATGCAGAAGAAATCGGCGGGGTGGTTCACTGTTTTTCTTATTCAAAAGAGATGGCAAGGCAATTCCTTGATATGGGATTTTATATTGGAATCGGTGGCGTTGTAACATTTAAGAATGCAAAGACATTAAAGGAAGTTGCAGCTTATACACCGTTAGACAGAATCGTATTAGAGACAGACTGCCCATATCTGTCACCAGAACCCAATAGAGGCAAGAGAAATTCTTCACTAAATTTAAATTATGTAGCAGAAGCGCTCAGTCAGATCAAAGGGATCAACAAGGAAGAACTGATCGCAGTCACTGAAGAAAATGCAAGACAATTGTATCGTATGAAAGAGGTATAAAGAGTGAAACTTGGAAATCCAAAAAATACAATAGAAGTAATTCAGAAATATGATTTTGATTTTCAGAAAAAGTTTGGACAGAACTTTCTGATTGATGAACGTGTTCTTGAGAAGATCATTTCTGCAGCAGAAGTGAACAAAGATGATTTCGTGTTAGAGATCGGACCAGGAATTGGAACAATGACGCAGTATCTTGCAGAAAATGCGAGAGAGGTCATGGCAGTTGAGATTGATAAGAATCTGATTCCGATTCTTTCAGACACATTAAGTGCATATGATAACGTGTCCATTTTGAATGCAGATATTTTGAAAGTCGATATTGCAAAGATCGTAGAAGAGAAAAATGGTGGGAAACCAGTGAAGGTTGTGGCGAATCTCCCATATTACATTACAACTCCGATCATCATGGGATTGTTTGAAAGTCATGTGCCGATCGACAGTATTACTGTCATGGTACAGAAAGAAGTTGCAGACCGTATGCAGTCAGGTCCG
The sequence above is drawn from the Anaerostipes hadrus ATCC 29173 = JCM 17467 genome and encodes:
- a CDS encoding TatD family hydrolase, with product MIFDTHAHYDDKQFDQDREELLASMKDNGIGTIVDVGSNMETSTWIVEAVTRYPMMYGAVGVHPSDTAELKESDIDTLKKYAAMDRILAIGEIGLDYYWDEPERSIQKKWFEAQIELARDVKLPIIIHSRDAAKDTYDIMKALHAEEIGGVVHCFSYSKEMARQFLDMGFYIGIGGVVTFKNAKTLKEVAAYTPLDRIVLETDCPYLSPEPNRGKRNSSLNLNYVAEALSQIKGINKEELIAVTEENARQLYRMKEV
- a CDS encoding spore maturation protein A, with protein sequence MMNKIWCFMILAGLIVSSFNGKITTLSDTILSSSKEAVELCILMFGIVGLWSGLMNIALSLGITTQLQKLLTPFLTFLFPNLKNQKAKEYISTNIVANILGLGWAATPSGLKAMEELQKDNPNKNTATNEMCSFLILNISSLQLIPINIIAYRSQYGSINPSKILIPGLIATLGSTIVAVIYIKWKDRKR
- a CDS encoding NYN domain-containing protein, producing the protein MIEEEKNQFAVLIDADNISPKYAPIIFQELEAYGFPSCRRIYGNWSKANGWNEELLLEYSIIPVQQFSYTSGKNATDMAMVIDAMDLLYGKKVDGFCIVTSDSDFTRLAMRLREEHMYVIGMGESKTPVALTRACNKFIHLNLIYEADRGKEEDMESDEIENVTSLDEISYTIADIISENGNAPVDLGKIGNRLNAKYSDFDVRNYGYTKLSVLIDEEMDNFMLVQEDTNCYVEFKELTSRETIEEEVIHFVKKNGGSLDNLSAVTLELKDKHSGFNIKDYGYSRMSSFLRSIRCLTVNGNTVRLKKRREKGERR
- the rsmA gene encoding 16S rRNA (adenine(1518)-N(6)/adenine(1519)-N(6))-dimethyltransferase RsmA; its protein translation is MKLGNPKNTIEVIQKYDFDFQKKFGQNFLIDERVLEKIISAAEVNKDDFVLEIGPGIGTMTQYLAENAREVMAVEIDKNLIPILSDTLSAYDNVSILNADILKVDIAKIVEEKNGGKPVKVVANLPYYITTPIIMGLFESHVPIDSITVMVQKEVADRMQSGPGTKDYGALSLAVQYYAEPYVVANVPPNCFMPRPKVGSAVIRLTKYKDAPIKVTNEKLLFQLIRASFNQRRKTLQNGIKNFGGLNFSKEQVAQALEEMELPASVRGEALTLEQFAQLSNILDR